GCGTGTCCCCAGGCTCCTTCTCGCCTTCGGGCGGGGCTGGGGGGCACTGAAGTGCGGCTGCTGCTCGTGGAGGACGACCCGCGTATTGCGCTGCCCACCGCACGGGCCCTCTCGGATGCCGGTCACGAGACGCACGTCGAGCCGGACGGGGTGCGGGGACTGGCCGCGGCACGGTGCGGACGGTACGACGCCCTGCTGCTCGACGTGATGCTTCCGGGCCTGGACGGCTTCGAGGTGGCGCGGGTCCTGCGCGCCGAGGACGCCGAGGTGCCCATCGTCTTTCTCACCGCCCGGGGAGCCCTGCACGACCGGGTGGACGGCCTCGATCTCGGCGGGGACGCCTACCTCGTCAAGCCCTTCGAGCTGCCCGAACTCCTCGCCACCCTGCGCGCGGTCGTGCGGCGCGGGCAAAACGTCCGCAGCGCCCGGGTGGCCTTTGGTGGC
This genomic stretch from Deinococcus aestuarii harbors:
- a CDS encoding response regulator transcription factor, whose translation is MRLLLVEDDPRIALPTARALSDAGHETHVEPDGVRGLAAARCGRYDALLLDVMLPGLDGFEVARVLRAEDAEVPIVFLTARGALHDRVDGLDLGGDAYLVKPFELPELLATLRAVVRRGQNVRSARVAFGGGAGLLDARHRQVWWQGEVVGFTARKYALLEVLVLSQGRWFTREELVARVWGPDFGGEARVVDVYVSYVRRKLSPSVLESSRGLGYRVP